Within Kutzneria chonburiensis, the genomic segment TCCATCAACGCCGTCACGTTGGAGAACGTGCGGGCGCACTTGCGGACGGTCTCCCGCAGCGGCCACAGCCAGGCCGAGTCGATGTGGGCGTGGCCGGCGGCGGTGATCTGGTGCGCGCTGGCATTGGCCGGCTTCGACAGCACGTCGGCGAGCTCGGCGCGGGCCAGCCCGGCGGTGCCGGGGATGTCCTGGAAGTCGAGGCGGTCCAACGCCCGGTCCAGCGAACGCTGGATGTCCCAGCGCCGCGGCTCCCGCTCGTCGAGCTCGTTCTTGAGGCTGTTCAACACCTCGATGTCCAGCAGCAGGTCCCAGACGTCACGGTTGAACACGGCCAGCTCGGCGCGCACCACGTGGTAGATCGGCTCGGTGCCGGCCGTCTCCTTCAGGCCCAGCTCGGTCGGCTGGAACGGCACGAAGTCCAGGATCACCGGGTTGGCCGCGGCCTCGACGTAGAACAGCACGTCCTCGCCACCGGCCACCTCGACACCAACCGGCAGGTGGGTGCTGCGCGGGGCCAGGCCCTTGATCGGCTTGCCTTCCGGCGTGTACGCGAGGCCCTCGCACTGGAAACCCGGGCCGGGATGGGTGAATCCCAGGTCCACCACGGCTTCCACGTGCCGGCCGGCCCACTCCGCCGGCACGGTGCCGGACATCCGGAACCAGCTGGTGGCCCACGGCGCGCCCCACGCGTCGCCGACCTTGGCCGGCTCGTACGTGGCGGCCAGCGCCTCGGCGACCGGCACCGGCTCGCCGGGCGCGTGCCAGACCTCCAGCGTCAGCGGCACGGCCGCGCCGTACACCTCCGGCCGGATGCGCTGGCGGACGGTCCTGGTCAGCCGCTCGTCGAGCAGGCTGCGGTCATCGTGCATTCGGTCGCTCCCCGGTAATCAACCCTTGACGGCCCCTTCTCCGACACCGCGGAAGAAGTACTTCTGCGCCGCGACGAACAGCAGCACCAGCGGCGCCACCGCGATCATCGTGCCAGCGGCGACCAGCCGCTGGTCGTTGACGAAGGTGCCCTGGAGGTAACTCAGCCCGATGGTCAGCGTGTACTTGGCCGGATCGCTCAGCACGATCAGCGGCCACAGGAAGTCGTCCCAGCTGAACATGAACGAGAAGACGGCGACGACCACGATGGTGCCGCGGGCCGAGGGCAGCGCGATCCGGGTGAACCGCTGCCAAACGTTTGCGCCGTCGATGATCGCGGCCTCTTCCACCGCCGAGGGCAGGGCCAGGAAGGCGTTGCGCATGAGCAGCACGTTCAGCGCGGCGATCGAGCCGGGCAGCACCACGGCGGCCAGCGTGTTGTTCAGGTGCAGCGAACGCATCACCAGGAACAACGCCACCATGATCGCTTCGAACGGGACGAGCAGGCTGGTGAGGAACACGGTCAGCGCGGCGGTCCGGCCGCGGAAACGCAGGCGGGCCAAGGCATAGCCGGCCATGGCCGCGCCCAGGCAGTTGGCCACCACGTTGGTCACGGCGACCAGCAGCGAGTTCAGCGCGAACGACCAGATAGGCACTGCGTCGGCCACCCGCGCGTAGTTGCCGGGCGTCGGATGCTGCGGGAACAGCTGTGGCGGCGTGGAGTAGATGTCCTCGGTCACGCCCTTGAGCGACGTCGACAGCTGCCACAGGAACGGGCCGACCGTGATCGCCAGGACCAGAAGCAGCAACACGTACCGGCCGACAGTCCCGCCTCTCACAGGTCCTCCTTGCGGTTGAGCCGGTTGGTGAGCAGCAGCAGCCCGAGCGTGAGCACGAACAGCACCACCGACAGCGCCGAGGAGTAGCCGAGATCGCCGGACAGGCCGGTGCCGACCTGCTGGATGAGCATCACCAGCGAGGTGTCGGCGCCGCCGGGGCCGCCGGCCGGACCGGCCAGCAGGTACACCTCGGAGAACACGCGGAATGCCGACACCGCGGACAGCACGGCCACCAGCACCATGGTCGGCCGCAGCGCCGGCAGCGTCACCGACCACAGCCGCCGCCACCAGCCCGCCCCGTCCACCTGGGCTGCCTCGTGCAGATCCTTGGAAACAGTGCCCAACGCGGCCAAGTAGATGATCATGTAGTAGCCCAGCCCCTTCCACACCGTCACGAGCATGGCGCTGACCAGCAGCAGCCATTCGTCGGTGAGGAAAGGGATCGGCGTCGTCAGCACGCCCAACGCCCGCAGCACATCGTTGACCAGGCCGCGGGAATCCAGCAGCCACGTCCAGATCAGGCCGACCACGACGATCGACGCGATCACCGGCGTGAAGAAAGCGGTACGGAAGAACGTGATGCCGGGCAGCTTGCGCTCGACCAGCAACGCCAGCAGCAACGGCAGGATCACCAGCGGCGGGACCACACCGACGATGTAGAGCGCGCTGTTGCCGACCGCGGTCCAGAACGCCGGATCGTGGACCATGCGGACGAAGTTGTCCGCGCCGGTGAAGTGGCCGCCGCCCAACACCTTGGCGTTGGTGAAGGCCAGCACGACCGTGTTCAGGAACGGGAACAGGTTGAAGCCGAGCACCACGGCCAGGCCGGGCAACAGGAACAGCCACGGCGTGAACCAGCGCTGCTGAACGATCCTCACGGCCGGCCGACGCACGTCGGCCGGCTCCCGCACCACTTCGGCCGCGACCTTCACCCGGCCAGCAGCTTGTTGCACTGGGCAACGGTGTCGTCCAGCGCCTGCTTCGGCGTGGCCTTGCCCTGCATGGCGTCGGACATCTTCTGCTGCAACAGGGTGGTCATCTGCTCGCTCCACTGCACCGGCGTGTAGTTGACCGCCGTGTCCAGCTGCTTGGCCGCCGCCACCCGGACCCGGCCCTCGTCGGTGCCGCCGTCCTGGGCGAAGTACGGGTCCTGCATGGAGCCCTTGGTGCTGGGGAAGATCGCGGTCAGCTTGGCGAAGGCCATCTGGTTCTGCGCGTTGGTCACGAACCGGGCGAAGGCCAGCGCGGTCGGCTTGTTCTTGCTGGCCGACGGCACCGAAAGGCCCTGCACGTACAGGTTGGCCTTGCCGGTGCTGGTGATCGTCTTGGTGATGCCGACGTTGGCGTACAGGCTGGGCGCGTTGGTCTTGAAGTTCTGGAGGTCGTACGCGGAGCCCGGGGCCCAGGCGATCTGCTGGTTCATGAACTTGGTGCCGGCGCCGGTGTAGGTGGCCGACAGCGCCTCGGGAATGAGCGCGCCCGCGTCGAACAGCCGCTTGTACATCTCGACGAACTCGACGCCCTTGGCCTCGTTGAAGGTGAACTTGGAGCCGTCGTCGTTCATCACCTTGACGCCGTACAGGCCGAAGTCGGCGATCACCGGGGTCAGGCCGAGCATGGCGATCTGCTTGTTGCTGCGCTGGGCCATCACCAGCGCGGCCGCCTCCAGCTCGGCGTAGCTGGTCGGCGGGTGCTCGGCGTCCAGGCCGACCTGCCGGAACAGCGCCTTGTTGTAGAAGGTGGGGCCGGTGTTGAGGTACCACGGAAAGCCGTAGGAGCCGGGCTGGCCGGGCAGCGCGTACGCGGCCCAGCCGCCGTCGACGTAGTCCTTCTTGGCGTCCGGCGCGGCCGTCTCGATGTTGAGCAGCAGCTTCTTGCGGGCCAGCGGGTAGGACAGGTCCGGCGGCACGTTGATCACGTCGGGCAGGTTGCCGGCGGCCGCGTCGGCGGTGACCTTCTGCAGGTAGCCGTCGGCCGGCTGGTCGATCCAGGTGATCTTGACGCCGTTGTGCTGCTGCTGGAACGCCGTGATCATGCCGTTGATGTAGTCGGTGTACTTCGGCTTGAGCGCCCACGTCTGGAACTTGATCTCGCCGGTGACGTCGCCGGTGACCGGGCCGGTGTCAGCGTTGTCCTCGGTGCCGCCGCCCAGGCCGCAGCCGGTGACGCCGAGCGCGGTCGTCGCCGCCGCGGCCAGCAGGAAACCGCGCCTCGACAGGGGATTCGTCGGCATGACAACCGTCCAAGGTGGTGTGTGCTGCGCCGGGGGACGCGCACGAATTTGCCAAAGGCCCGCCATCGTTGTCAATAGCCGAATTTGTCCTGGTAGCGGCCTTGACATGTCATCGGCCGGGTCGGATGCTACCGGGGAGGTAAACCGGTTTAGCGACGAGGCTGAACCGGTTTAGCTGCTGCGCTCTCGCCGTTTGGGGTGACCGTGAAACGACCGACGATCATGGACATCGCCCGCCGTGCGGGCGTGTCCAAGGGCGCGGTGTCGATGGCCCTCAACGGCCTGCCCGGCGTGTCCGAGGCGACCCGCACCCGCATCCTGGCGGTGGCCAGGGAGCTGGACTGGCATCCCAACAACGCCGCACGGGCGCTGTCCGCGGCCCGGGCCGACGCGATCGGCCTTGTGCTGGCCCGACCGGCCCGCACGCTCGGCGCGGAGCCGTTCTTCTTCCAGCTCATCTCGGGGTTGCAGGCCGAGTTGTCCGG encodes:
- a CDS encoding ABC transporter substrate-binding protein is translated as MPTNPLSRRGFLLAAAATTALGVTGCGLGGGTEDNADTGPVTGDVTGEIKFQTWALKPKYTDYINGMITAFQQQHNGVKITWIDQPADGYLQKVTADAAAGNLPDVINVPPDLSYPLARKKLLLNIETAAPDAKKDYVDGGWAAYALPGQPGSYGFPWYLNTGPTFYNKALFRQVGLDAEHPPTSYAELEAAALVMAQRSNKQIAMLGLTPVIADFGLYGVKVMNDDGSKFTFNEAKGVEFVEMYKRLFDAGALIPEALSATYTGAGTKFMNQQIAWAPGSAYDLQNFKTNAPSLYANVGITKTITSTGKANLYVQGLSVPSASKNKPTALAFARFVTNAQNQMAFAKLTAIFPSTKGSMQDPYFAQDGGTDEGRVRVAAAKQLDTAVNYTPVQWSEQMTTLLQQKMSDAMQGKATPKQALDDTVAQCNKLLAG
- a CDS encoding carbohydrate ABC transporter permease, which codes for MRGGTVGRYVLLLLVLAITVGPFLWQLSTSLKGVTEDIYSTPPQLFPQHPTPGNYARVADAVPIWSFALNSLLVAVTNVVANCLGAAMAGYALARLRFRGRTAALTVFLTSLLVPFEAIMVALFLVMRSLHLNNTLAAVVLPGSIAALNVLLMRNAFLALPSAVEEAAIIDGANVWQRFTRIALPSARGTIVVVAVFSFMFSWDDFLWPLIVLSDPAKYTLTIGLSYLQGTFVNDQRLVAAGTMIAVAPLVLLFVAAQKYFFRGVGEGAVKG
- a CDS encoding carbohydrate ABC transporter permease; the encoded protein is MQQAAGRVKVAAEVVREPADVRRPAVRIVQQRWFTPWLFLLPGLAVVLGFNLFPFLNTVVLAFTNAKVLGGGHFTGADNFVRMVHDPAFWTAVGNSALYIVGVVPPLVILPLLLALLVERKLPGITFFRTAFFTPVIASIVVVGLIWTWLLDSRGLVNDVLRALGVLTTPIPFLTDEWLLLVSAMLVTVWKGLGYYMIIYLAALGTVSKDLHEAAQVDGAGWWRRLWSVTLPALRPTMVLVAVLSAVSAFRVFSEVYLLAGPAGGPGGADTSLVMLIQQVGTGLSGDLGYSSALSVVLFVLTLGLLLLTNRLNRKEDL